CGTCTCGATGGGCCATGACCGCCGCACGGTCGAAAAGGTGATTCGAATGGTGGACCACAGCGAATATAAGCGCCGCCAAGCCCCGATCGGGATCAAAATCACCCCCCGCGCCTTCGGCCGCGACCGCCGCGTGCCGATCACCAATCAGTACAAGGAAATCCCTGGGAAGTAAAGTGGGTTAAATACTTCGAACAAAATCATTACCCTCTTTAAGAAATGAGCCAGTAACTGGCTTATAGAATCCCACCACCTTCTGGACTTTTCTCAGCCGAGCTCGCTGCACCCTAACAATCCACGGATCTTATGTCTTGCATATAAAATTAAGTTTTAAACTTGTAGATGCCGCCAGGCCCCGATCGGGATTAAAATCACGCCGCGCGCCTTCGGCCGGGGCCGATGCCTTCCGATCACAAACCAGTATAATGAGATTCAGACGAAGTTAAGATCGCTCTGGGGTGCCGCCATAAGGCGTATTCCAGCATCCCTTCGCGTTTTCTGTTGACCTAGACTCTCCGGCTGTATTATTCTGGATCAAAATTAAACGACGGCCCTGTGACGCCTTCGGGCGCTCGGGGCCGCCTTTCCGTTTCCCGCTAACATAGAACAGGAGGATGCGCGATGGCTGTAGAAATTAAAGTGGGGGCGACGGCGCCCGATTTTACGTTGAAGGATCAGGACCAAAAGGACGTCAAGTTGAGCGACTACAAGGGTAAAAAGAATGTCGTCTTAGCCTTTTATCCTCTCGATTGGAGTCCGGTCTGCACGACCGAGAACAAGTGCTTGAACGACGATTTCCCGAAATTTCAATCGGCCGGCACCGAAATCCTGGGGATCAGCCGGGACAGCGTCTACTCGCACAAGGCCTGGCAGGAGGCGTTGGGACTTAAGCACCGTCTCCTTTCGGACATGAGCGGGGACGTCGCCAAGAAGTACGGGATGTGGTTGGACGACAAATTCATCACAAAGCGCGCAACGGTGGTCGTGGACAAGCAGGGGACGGTGCGCTACGTCAAGGTCCAGGAAATTCTGTCGGCGCGGGACGACAACGAGATTCTGGCCGCGCTGAAATCTTTGAATTAAAATCAGGCCGCTGGTATAATTGGGGCAGAGAACTCTCTGCCCCAATTTGCATTCGAGGAAAGATCCTATGGCGACAGATCTTCAATTGGAACGCGTCACGGATGAAAATTATCCCGACTATCTGGCCGCCCCCGCCGCGCTCATTCTTTTCAAAATCGCGAATTGTGAAAAGTGCGAGGAGTTCCTTCCCATTGTGGCCGAAGCGATGCAGCGGTATGAGGGCCGAATACGGTGGGGGGTGGCCTTGCTTCATGTCCCGGGAGCCTGCCGGGAAATCAAACGGAAATACCGCTTCGAAACTTTTCCCACGACCCATTTTTACAAGGCCGGCCGGCTGGTCCACCAGGAGGACCACAAACTGACCGCCGAGGAATTGGATGCCGCGATCAAGAAGCACCTCCTTTAAGGCCAAGGTAGGCCGTTTCGCGAGGATTCTTCCGATCGTGGTGCTTTGTCTCGCCGTCGTGACGATCGGATCGTTCGCCCCGATCCATCTCCGGATCGGGATCGGCGAGGTGTCCGGCGAAGAGACCCCGGCGGTCGATTACGATGCCATCGAGGCTTTCTTAAAAAAGTTGACGGCCAAGCAGCCGATCGTCTCCCTGACGGTCATTCACCGGGTTGAACCGTCGCCCGTCCCGGGGCTCCAGCAAGTCAAATTCGTCATCGAAATGAACGGACAACGCCAGAACGGGTTGGTCTATCTGTCCGGGTCAAAAATTTTCCTCGGACAGATTTTCGATTTAGGAACACAGGAAAATCTCACGGAAAAACAGGCCGGAGCATCCCAACCGGTCCATTATGATATTAAGGATCTTGATCTTGAGAATCGGGTGCCTCGAGGCACGCCGGGAGGGAGGCTGGTCATCGTCGAATTCTCCGATTTTCAATGTCCGTTTTGTAAGCAGGCGACGAAACCGCTCGGAGAGTTGTTGAGAAAATATCCCGAGGACGTGGTGATCTATTATAAACATATGCCGATCACCGAAATTCATCCCCTGGCCTACAAGATGGCTTTGGCCTCCGAATGCGCCCGCACCCAAAAAGCCGGGGCTTTTTGGGTTTTTCATGATCGCTTCTTCTCCGATCCCCCGATTCGAGATGCCGCACAACTGCGCGACCAAATCGGGCAATGGGCCCGACAACAGGGCCTCGACACAAAGAAGTTTCTAACCTGTTATGACAATGCGGAACAAGCCCCGCGAATCGAGAAAGACATGAACGATGCCC
The nucleotide sequence above comes from Nitrospiria bacterium. Encoded proteins:
- a CDS encoding peroxiredoxin; this translates as MAVEIKVGATAPDFTLKDQDQKDVKLSDYKGKKNVVLAFYPLDWSPVCTTENKCLNDDFPKFQSAGTEILGISRDSVYSHKAWQEALGLKHRLLSDMSGDVAKKYGMWLDDKFITKRATVVVDKQGTVRYVKVQEILSARDDNEILAALKSLN
- a CDS encoding thioredoxin domain-containing protein; this encodes MPRSRSTSFKAKVGRFARILPIVVLCLAVVTIGSFAPIHLRIGIGEVSGEETPAVDYDAIEAFLKKLTAKQPIVSLTVIHRVEPSPVPGLQQVKFVIEMNGQRQNGLVYLSGSKIFLGQIFDLGTQENLTEKQAGASQPVHYDIKDLDLENRVPRGTPGGRLVIVEFSDFQCPFCKQATKPLGELLRKYPEDVVIYYKHMPITEIHPLAYKMALASECARTQKAGAFWVFHDRFFSDPPIRDAAQLRDQIGQWARQQGLDTKKFLTCYDNAEQAPRIEKDMNDARTIGVNSTPTFLLNGEFVAGVQSLERFERYLEAK
- a CDS encoding thioredoxin family protein, coding for MATDLQLERVTDENYPDYLAAPAALILFKIANCEKCEEFLPIVAEAMQRYEGRIRWGVALLHVPGACREIKRKYRFETFPTTHFYKAGRLVHQEDHKLTAEELDAAIKKHLL